A genomic region of Polyangiaceae bacterium contains the following coding sequences:
- a CDS encoding aminotransferase class V-fold PLP-dependent enzyme gives MQHSNRPGISREDTAPDWAAVRRDFAIVERIVPVLGGSQRPLVYLDHAASTHAPRSVVSAYADFLQHEYSNVHRGTHLLSRRATVRFEEAYGEVASFIGAEVEKGCICFGMNTTQAIDLASHVVAHLPGKVVTTEMEHHSNDLPHRRRGDVLHARIASDGIVDLNHLDELLRKERVKLVAVTGAANVTGLLPDLRAIARLAHDRGALLLVDAAQLLAHHAIDVQPFDHPEHIDFLACAGHKAYAPFGAGFLYGPRALFDAAPPYLPGGGNAARVTESSVEFLPAPDRHHGGTPNIAGVVGLMSALSFLRAIGMDAVRKHELELTRKAIAGMQALGGITIYGNPSPEARLGVISFNVEGVSELMTAAVLSEEGGIAVRNGRFCAHIYMDKLLRIHHGETGELPTGAVRASFGIYNDESDVDRFLEELKRVRDRAWVGRYHVKGGAMMAEFASRCADQWMEPAHEA, from the coding sequence ATGCAGCATTCGAATCGTCCGGGAATATCGCGCGAAGATACGGCGCCCGATTGGGCGGCCGTGCGACGCGACTTTGCCATTGTGGAACGAATCGTCCCGGTCCTCGGCGGCTCCCAGCGGCCGCTCGTGTATCTCGATCATGCAGCATCGACGCACGCGCCTCGGTCGGTCGTCTCGGCGTATGCGGACTTTTTGCAGCACGAGTATTCCAACGTGCATCGAGGCACGCATTTGCTGTCTCGCCGTGCAACCGTTCGATTCGAGGAAGCGTACGGCGAGGTCGCGAGCTTCATTGGTGCCGAAGTCGAAAAAGGTTGCATTTGTTTTGGCATGAACACGACGCAAGCCATTGATTTGGCGAGTCACGTGGTTGCGCATTTGCCCGGCAAGGTCGTGACGACCGAAATGGAGCACCATTCGAATGACTTACCGCATCGCAGGCGCGGGGACGTCCTTCACGCGCGCATTGCGAGCGACGGGATCGTGGACTTGAACCACCTCGACGAGCTACTTCGCAAAGAGCGTGTCAAGCTCGTCGCGGTCACGGGCGCGGCGAATGTCACGGGGCTCTTGCCGGATTTGCGGGCCATTGCGCGATTGGCCCACGACCGAGGTGCATTGTTGCTCGTGGATGCAGCGCAGCTCTTGGCGCATCACGCCATTGATGTGCAGCCATTCGATCATCCCGAGCACATCGATTTTTTGGCGTGCGCGGGTCACAAAGCCTACGCGCCCTTCGGGGCTGGGTTTCTCTATGGCCCGCGCGCGCTTTTCGACGCCGCGCCGCCGTATTTGCCTGGAGGTGGAAATGCCGCGCGCGTGACGGAGAGCTCCGTGGAATTCCTTCCTGCGCCTGATCGGCATCACGGAGGCACCCCGAACATCGCCGGCGTCGTGGGCCTCATGAGCGCGCTATCGTTTTTGCGTGCAATCGGAATGGATGCCGTACGAAAGCACGAGCTCGAGCTGACTCGAAAGGCCATTGCTGGCATGCAAGCGCTCGGCGGCATTACCATTTATGGCAATCCCTCTCCCGAAGCTCGATTGGGTGTCATTTCGTTCAACGTCGAGGGCGTGTCGGAATTGATGACGGCCGCCGTGCTTTCCGAAGAGGGAGGTATCGCGGTTCGTAATGGTCGCTTCTGCGCGCACATCTACATGGATAAGCTCTTGCGCATTCATCATGGCGAGACCGGCGAGCTCCCGACGGGTGCGGTACGCGCCTCGTTCGGCATCTACAACGACGAATCCGATGTCGATCGATTTCTGGAGGAATTGAAACGAGTGCGTGATCGTGCGTGGGTTGGTCGTTACCACGTCAAGGGAGGCGCAATGATGGCCGAATTTGCGAGCCGCTGCGCGGACCAGTGGATGGAACCGGCGCACGAAGCGTAG
- a CDS encoding winged helix-turn-helix domain-containing protein has protein sequence MAHILIVEDEPAIAESLAYALRRDGFATTLAPTLADARRALPSASLVILDLMLPDGSGFDLIGDVRRSSTAVPIIVLTSRDDEADRVAALETGADDYVTKPFSTREMTARVRAVLRRSTATASATPPPTTPPPPAAREEPLPIAIDEPSRRAHVHGQELDLTRVEFDLLACLLAAPGRVFTRAELIDRVWGDGFAITDRTVDSHVKGLRRKVETAGGNPGIIETVRGVGYRVTDKPVPPSRDGSSETP, from the coding sequence ATGGCACACATCCTCATTGTCGAGGACGAACCGGCAATCGCCGAATCGCTCGCGTATGCCCTGCGTCGTGACGGGTTTGCCACCACGCTCGCCCCCACCCTCGCAGATGCGCGGCGCGCCCTTCCTTCCGCATCCCTCGTCATCCTCGACCTCATGCTCCCCGATGGCAGCGGCTTCGACCTCATCGGCGACGTCCGTCGAAGCAGCACCGCCGTCCCCATCATCGTCCTCACCAGCCGCGACGACGAAGCCGATCGCGTCGCAGCGCTCGAAACAGGCGCCGACGATTACGTCACCAAACCCTTCTCCACGCGCGAAATGACCGCACGCGTCCGCGCCGTTCTTCGTCGCTCCACCGCCACCGCGTCCGCTACGCCTCCACCAACCACCCCTCCACCCCCCGCAGCCCGCGAAGAGCCCCTCCCCATCGCCATCGACGAACCCAGCCGCAGAGCACACGTGCACGGCCAAGAGCTCGACTTGACACGCGTCGAGTTCGACTTGCTCGCCTGTTTGCTCGCAGCTCCTGGTCGCGTCTTCACCCGTGCCGAGCTCATCGATCGCGTCTGGGGCGACGGCTTTGCCATCACCGATCGCACCGTCGATTCCCACGTCAAAGGCCTCCGCCGCAAAGTCGAAACAGCGGGCGGCAACCCTGGCATCATCGAAACCGTGCGTGGCGTCGGCTATCGTGTCACGGACAAACCCGTCCCGCCCTCGCGTGATGGTAGCTCGGAAACCCCGTGA
- a CDS encoding HAMP domain-containing protein, producing MIRLIIATISAVGLILLVAYVVSRIVRARTAGTSIRLQVFIALASIVGAFSFGLGLLVLDRIQARATLLADDAARDEAAAIAAVVAGEIAERSSSLEDVGGRIARSSNPATLHFSLLDTTGRTVFASGPAQGEPGTVFATAPILIDGHVSGQVRVVKPTIVIRRVLADFAPTVVTISALLGAAAAAAAMLIGRAIATPIEALTEFAVRVSEGERRAPPPPAFGREVARLSRAIDSMRRQLEGRPFVETFAADLSHELKNPVAAIRASAEVLADGALEEPAEAEKFVARIREATERIEALLGDLLNLARIEARGVEEAAVVDLDKLAREVVARGRERGAVIDVSIVGAPLVRGSAPWLSRALENLLDNAHTHGAADEPIRLSIDRESNKVRITVRNRGSIHSHVAGRLFRRFVTTRSGHGGTGLGLAIVRAIAEAHSGSVECIDGGPPEVAFRITLPPATML from the coding sequence GTGATTCGCCTCATCATCGCCACCATCTCCGCCGTCGGCCTCATCCTCCTCGTTGCCTACGTCGTCTCGCGCATCGTTCGAGCTCGAACGGCTGGCACCAGCATCCGCCTCCAAGTCTTCATCGCCCTCGCAAGCATCGTCGGCGCATTCTCCTTCGGCCTCGGCCTTCTCGTCCTCGATCGCATCCAAGCTCGCGCAACGCTGCTCGCCGACGACGCCGCGCGCGACGAAGCCGCCGCCATTGCCGCCGTCGTCGCAGGTGAAATCGCCGAACGCTCCTCCTCGCTCGAAGACGTCGGCGGACGTATCGCTCGTTCCTCCAACCCTGCAACCCTGCACTTCTCGCTGCTCGATACCACTGGACGCACGGTCTTTGCCAGCGGTCCAGCGCAAGGCGAACCCGGCACCGTTTTCGCCACTGCGCCCATCCTCATTGACGGACATGTTTCCGGACAAGTTCGCGTCGTCAAACCCACCATCGTCATTCGTCGCGTTCTTGCGGACTTTGCGCCCACAGTCGTTACCATCAGCGCATTGCTCGGTGCCGCCGCTGCCGCTGCCGCAATGCTCATTGGTCGAGCCATCGCGACGCCCATCGAAGCGCTCACCGAATTCGCCGTACGCGTCAGTGAAGGCGAACGTCGCGCGCCGCCGCCACCTGCATTTGGCCGCGAAGTTGCGCGCCTGTCACGTGCCATTGATTCCATGCGCAGGCAGCTCGAAGGTCGCCCTTTCGTCGAAACTTTTGCTGCGGATCTCTCGCACGAGCTCAAGAATCCCGTCGCGGCCATTCGAGCGAGCGCCGAAGTCCTTGCCGACGGGGCGCTCGAGGAACCTGCCGAAGCCGAAAAGTTCGTCGCTCGTATTCGCGAGGCCACCGAGCGTATCGAAGCGTTGCTTGGCGACTTGCTCAACCTCGCTCGAATCGAAGCGCGTGGCGTCGAAGAAGCCGCTGTCGTGGACCTCGACAAACTCGCGCGGGAGGTCGTCGCTCGAGGTCGTGAGCGAGGTGCCGTCATCGACGTCTCCATTGTCGGCGCGCCGCTCGTTCGAGGCAGTGCGCCATGGTTATCCCGCGCGCTCGAGAACCTGCTCGACAATGCGCATACGCACGGCGCCGCAGACGAGCCCATTCGGTTATCGATTGACCGTGAGTCGAACAAGGTACGAATTACCGTGCGCAATCGAGGCAGCATTCATTCGCACGTGGCTGGGCGGCTATTTCGTCGATTCGTGACCACGCGAAGTGGTCATGGCGGAACGGGATTGGGGCTCGCCATCGTCCGCGCCATTGCGGAGGCTCACAGTGGATCGGTCGAATGCATCGACGGCGGCCCGCCCGAGGTCGCGTTTCGCATAACGTTGCCACCGGCGACGATGCTTTAG
- the uppS gene encoding di-trans,poly-cis-decaprenylcistransferase: MNNRSLPEHIAIILDGNGRWATSRGLARTQGHEAGAAKARLAVRVCHERRIPVLTLYAWSAANWSRPADEIDNLMRICRTFAEEVCDEYIERGIRVVVIGDIDDEVPSATRKATERLVERTAGGRSMTLALALNYGGRRDMVSAMRAVAAQARAGLLLPEDIDPGTVRRFLSTSELPDADLVIRTGGERRLSDFLPYEAAFAELFFTDTLWPDFTEATLDEALASFGHRQRRFGRTSEQVIPVSI; encoded by the coding sequence ATGAACAACCGTTCGCTTCCTGAGCACATCGCCATCATTCTCGACGGCAACGGCCGCTGGGCAACATCGCGTGGTCTTGCACGTACGCAAGGACACGAAGCAGGGGCCGCCAAGGCGCGCCTTGCGGTTCGAGTTTGCCATGAGCGGCGGATTCCGGTGCTCACGCTCTACGCATGGAGTGCCGCCAATTGGTCGCGCCCCGCCGATGAAATCGACAACTTGATGCGCATCTGCCGAACGTTTGCCGAGGAAGTGTGCGACGAGTACATCGAACGAGGCATTCGGGTCGTCGTCATCGGCGACATCGACGATGAAGTGCCTTCGGCGACGCGCAAGGCGACCGAGCGGCTGGTCGAGCGAACGGCGGGTGGTCGTTCGATGACGCTTGCCTTGGCGCTCAACTATGGCGGGCGTCGAGACATGGTGTCAGCGATGCGGGCTGTCGCGGCGCAAGCTCGAGCTGGCCTGCTTTTGCCCGAGGACATCGATCCGGGCACGGTGCGTCGTTTCCTGAGCACGAGTGAGCTTCCCGATGCAGATCTTGTGATTCGCACGGGCGGCGAGCGGCGTCTCAGCGACTTTTTGCCGTACGAAGCTGCGTTTGCAGAGCTATTTTTCACCGACACACTCTGGCCGGACTTCACCGAAGCGACGCTCGACGAGGCGCTTGCTTCGTTTGGCCATCGTCAGCGCCGGTTTGGGCGCACGAGTGAGCAGGTCATCCCCGTTTCGATCTGA
- a CDS encoding amidohydrolase — translation MSKAIALGIGLFAAGCASAPAAAPKSGTAADFVIVGASIRTMDPGKPRAEALAVAGDRIVAVGTEAEVSAFVGPNTRTVRLAGSAIVPGLVDGHCHLHGLGVAQESLDVRGKKSPEEVARSVADAAKGRPSGEWITGRGWDQNLFTPAVFPTHVPLDAAVPDRPVVLTRIDGHALWANQAAMRAAGIDQKAVDPPGGRIMRDEKGEPTGVFIDNAMDLVQNKMPAESQDARERRILRAADTALSLGLSGVHEMGIDDATIAAYRKLAAEGRLPIRVYGYLAGDAQLGLLSGRKPDQDESGTAMFVLRGVKLFADGALGSRGASLLQPYEDEPSSSGLSIMNGEALGRAAKVAADAGFQLAVHAIGDKANREVLDAFSSIGEGRAKALRFRVEHAQVVSPEDMGRFAQIGVIASMQPTHATSDMPWAPARLGPDRLAGAYAWRSLEKAGAFLVFGSDFPVEEPSPLLGIWAAVSRQDPAGNPPGGFLPEQRVTLDEAIAGFTTGPAYAAFAENSRGKIAPGYVADLTVFEKELTAGRELLDTKIVAVVVGGKQVYGHLR, via the coding sequence ATGAGCAAAGCGATTGCCCTCGGCATTGGACTTTTCGCCGCTGGTTGTGCGTCGGCTCCCGCGGCGGCGCCGAAATCCGGCACGGCGGCCGATTTCGTGATTGTCGGAGCATCCATTCGCACGATGGACCCGGGGAAACCTCGGGCGGAGGCGCTCGCGGTCGCGGGCGATCGTATCGTTGCCGTCGGCACGGAAGCCGAGGTATCGGCGTTTGTCGGTCCGAACACGCGCACGGTGCGGCTTGCGGGGAGCGCCATTGTACCGGGATTGGTGGATGGGCATTGCCATTTGCACGGGCTGGGCGTTGCACAGGAATCGCTCGACGTGCGTGGGAAGAAGAGCCCCGAGGAGGTCGCTCGAAGTGTTGCAGACGCGGCAAAGGGGCGTCCGAGTGGTGAATGGATCACGGGGCGAGGGTGGGATCAGAATTTGTTCACGCCGGCAGTTTTTCCGACGCACGTGCCGCTCGATGCGGCCGTTCCGGATCGGCCGGTGGTGCTGACGCGCATCGATGGTCACGCATTATGGGCAAACCAGGCAGCGATGCGTGCGGCGGGGATCGATCAAAAGGCGGTGGACCCTCCGGGCGGGCGTATCATGCGCGATGAAAAGGGGGAGCCAACGGGGGTATTCATCGACAATGCGATGGACCTCGTGCAAAACAAAATGCCTGCAGAATCGCAAGATGCTCGCGAACGACGCATTCTGCGAGCGGCGGACACGGCATTGTCGCTCGGTTTGTCCGGGGTGCACGAGATGGGGATCGACGACGCGACGATTGCGGCATATCGCAAGCTCGCGGCGGAAGGGCGGCTGCCGATTCGCGTGTATGGGTATCTTGCGGGGGACGCGCAGCTCGGGCTGCTCTCAGGGCGCAAGCCGGACCAAGACGAATCGGGCACGGCGATGTTCGTGCTGCGCGGGGTAAAACTGTTTGCCGATGGAGCGCTTGGCTCGCGCGGGGCATCGCTGCTTCAGCCGTACGAGGACGAACCGAGCTCGTCGGGGTTATCCATCATGAATGGCGAAGCGCTGGGCCGAGCGGCGAAGGTTGCGGCGGATGCAGGTTTTCAGCTTGCGGTGCACGCGATTGGAGACAAGGCCAATCGTGAAGTGCTGGATGCGTTTTCATCCATTGGTGAAGGGCGCGCGAAGGCATTGCGATTTCGTGTCGAGCATGCGCAGGTGGTGTCGCCTGAGGACATGGGTCGGTTTGCGCAGATTGGGGTAATCGCATCGATGCAGCCGACGCACGCGACGAGCGACATGCCGTGGGCGCCGGCGCGGCTGGGACCGGATCGATTGGCGGGCGCGTATGCATGGCGGTCGCTGGAGAAAGCGGGGGCATTTTTGGTATTCGGATCGGACTTTCCGGTGGAGGAGCCGTCGCCGCTGCTGGGGATTTGGGCTGCGGTGAGTCGTCAGGATCCAGCGGGGAATCCGCCGGGAGGGTTTCTGCCGGAGCAGCGGGTGACGCTGGACGAAGCGATTGCAGGGTTTACGACGGGGCCGGCGTATGCGGCGTTTGCGGAAAACAGCCGCGGCAAAATTGCGCCGGGTTACGTGGCGGATTTGACGGTGTTCGAGAAAGAGCTCACGGCGGGCCGGGAGCTACTGGATACGAAGATCGTGGCAGTCGTGGTGGGCGGTAAACAGGTATATGGACACCTGCGATAG
- a CDS encoding BolA/IbaG family iron-sulfur metabolism protein: MSHHPTTFQGSIPDAIERAVKEKLTDAVVSVRGGGGHYEIDVVSRAFAGKNTLEKHRLVLSAIAHLMQGNDAPVHAVDSLKTTVPAT; encoded by the coding sequence ATGTCTCATCATCCGACGACGTTTCAAGGTTCGATACCGGACGCCATCGAGCGTGCGGTGAAAGAAAAGCTGACCGATGCGGTCGTTTCCGTACGCGGCGGCGGTGGACATTATGAAATCGATGTCGTAAGCCGAGCATTCGCGGGCAAGAACACGCTCGAAAAGCACCGTTTGGTGCTTTCAGCGATTGCGCACTTGATGCAGGGAAACGATGCGCCCGTGCATGCGGTCGATAGTCTGAAGACGACCGTACCCGCGACCTGA
- the grxD gene encoding Grx4 family monothiol glutaredoxin translates to MNVSEPIKARIEALIQSDRVVLFMKGNRQVPQCGFSGSVVEILDDLIEQYATVNVLEDAEIRDGIKAYSNWPTIPQLYIAGEFVGGADIVREMRQNGELLEKLGVSAAKELRAPAITVSEPARREFLEAAKESPGELLRFEVSPRFEYGLYMSQRMAGDFELDVGDGLVMLVDRSSARRANGVSIEFIEGPEGGGFKIENPNEPPRVRTITAPKLKEMLDNDKNLLLIDVRTERERDIASIEAARPLDREELSRLEGLPKDTPIAFLCHHGVRSRSAAEHFISQGFSKIYNVEGGIDAWSVKVDPSVPRY, encoded by the coding sequence ATGAACGTGAGTGAGCCGATCAAAGCGCGAATCGAGGCGTTGATCCAGTCGGATCGGGTTGTGTTGTTCATGAAGGGGAACCGACAGGTTCCGCAGTGCGGTTTTTCGGGAAGCGTCGTGGAGATCCTCGACGACCTCATCGAACAGTACGCGACGGTGAACGTGCTCGAGGATGCCGAGATTCGTGATGGCATCAAAGCATACTCGAACTGGCCAACGATTCCGCAGCTTTACATCGCGGGCGAGTTCGTCGGCGGAGCGGACATCGTGCGAGAGATGCGGCAAAACGGGGAGCTATTGGAGAAGCTGGGCGTTTCGGCTGCAAAGGAACTTCGCGCGCCAGCCATCACGGTGAGCGAGCCTGCTCGGCGGGAATTCCTCGAAGCGGCGAAGGAGTCTCCGGGCGAGCTTTTGCGATTCGAGGTGAGTCCGCGTTTCGAATATGGGCTGTACATGAGCCAGCGGATGGCGGGTGATTTCGAGCTGGACGTGGGCGATGGGCTCGTGATGCTGGTCGATCGTTCGAGCGCTCGGCGGGCGAATGGCGTATCGATTGAGTTCATCGAGGGGCCGGAGGGGGGAGGGTTCAAGATTGAGAATCCCAATGAACCTCCGCGCGTCCGGACCATCACGGCGCCGAAGCTGAAGGAAATGCTCGATAACGACAAGAATTTGTTGCTCATCGACGTGCGTACCGAGCGGGAGCGAGACATTGCGAGCATTGAAGCAGCAAGGCCGCTCGACCGGGAGGAGCTTTCGCGTCTCGAGGGGCTTCCGAAAGACACGCCGATTGCGTTTCTTTGCCATCACGGCGTGCGTAGCCGTTCGGCGGCAGAGCATTTCATCTCGCAGGGTTTTTCCAAGATTTACAATGTCGAGGGCGGGATCGATGCGTGGTCGGTGAAGGTCGATCCTAGCGTGCCGCGATATTGA